GGCATCAGTGTCTCAAATTGTCTTTGAGGAAGGTTGCCGGTTGCACATACCTCTCAGTAATGCCTACTTTATGGTCTCCAATTTCCAAGGTGAAATTTCAAGTTATATAGCGTGTGGTCTAAGCTTGGAAGAGTACTATAGTCCACAAACATTACATTTTGGCAGCGAGGTTATTCATCGTTCCGCACATCATCTAAAGAGCTCATCCCTAGTTATGCAAGTTTGAGTAAAAAGGAAAGAGACCACGAAATTAGCTTTGGAGTTGAGCAATTTCCTATGGTTAAGTGTTCGGTGGTTATAGTTTGTGCTAATCAATTTCGGGCTTACCGGCAACAGTGTTGTACATATGAAGAATCGTATATTGCCTCTCTTAGTCGGTGTAGGAGGTGGGATGCCCAAGGGGGCAAAAGTAAAGCACTCTTTGCAAAAACTCTAGATGACAGGTTAGTCATCAAGGAAATTGAAAAATCTGAGGTCGACTTATTTGTGAAGTTTTCTTCTGATTATTTCAGACACATGAGGGGTTCTGAGACATGCCTGGCCAAAATTCTTGGGATATATCAGGTACGACATCCTAATTAAAAAATTTACTCACTGTACTGTAATGTGTTGCTATATGATGGTATCTGATCTAATTTATTTTAAATTTGTGTGCTTTATTGCTTTGCAGCTGACTTTTACACAACATGGCACaaataacagggagaaaaattGCAGTGTAATGGTCATAGAGAACTTGTTCTTTGATAGAAATATACACAGAATGTATGATCTCAAAGG
This sequence is a window from Silene latifolia isolate original U9 population chromosome 8, ASM4854445v1, whole genome shotgun sequence. Protein-coding genes within it:
- the LOC141594394 gene encoding putative 1-phosphatidylinositol-3-phosphate 5-kinase FAB1D — encoded protein: MVKCSVVIVCANQFRAYRQQCCTYEESYIASLSRCRRWDAQGGKSKALFAKTLDDRLVIKEIEKSEVDLFVKFSSDYFRHMRGSETCLAKILGIYQLTFTQHGTNNREKNCSVMVIENLFFDRNIHRMYDLKGTLNSARELGGSSDVFLDIKFVADMDSSPIYLEQSAKTLLNQVILRDTQFLEANNIMDYSLLLGVDENQKQLVCGIIDYLQQYSFNKQLETLFKSSIKSVSPTIVPPENYAGRFREFINTTFRTS